In the Gammaproteobacteria bacterium genome, CGAGGTGCGACGCCGCCGGTGGCTGACTGAAGCCACCGGCGGCTTTTTTTTGGCCGCGGGTCAGGAAGCGTGGGGCACGTGCGCGCCGGCCTGGCCGAAGGAGTAGAACCAGCCCTTCGCCGTGCAGGTGTACACGTCGCTGAACCACAGGTCGAAGTCCAGGGCGTCTCCCTTGTACTGCGCCTTGATGTAGAGCAGCGCGGTGATCACCGCGGTGCCCTCGTCATAGAAGCGCACGCTCTGCCGGGTGTCGCTCTGGTGCTCGTACGCGAGGGCCGTGTCGTGGGCCTGGTCCAAGAGATCCTTCTTTCCGTACACCTGCCCCTTGCCGGTCACCAGCGTGAAGTCGTCCGCCAGCAGGCGCGCCATGGCGGCGGCATCGCTCTTCTCCACCGCGGCCTGGTACTCGGTATCCAGCTGCTTGATGAGCGCCGGATCCTGCGGGCAGGCCGGCAGCGGGGCGGCCAAGGCCGCGATGGGGGCGAAGAGGGCGAGGGTCAGCAATGCCTTGGACATGGGAGTCTCCCTGGGTTTCGGTGCGTGCAGGCTACCGGCGCCGATGTATCGCAGCTATCACGAACTTGCAGCGCTCCCGGGTCCAGCGGCATAGTGGACAGGAGGGGATGGGAGCGAAGCCATGCGACTGCAGCGACGTGACCTGGATAAGGCCGCCTTGGCGGGCGTGATCAGCGCCGCCCAGGCCGAGAGCCTGTGGAGCTACCTCAGCGGGCAGGCCGCCGAGGAGCCGGGCTTTAGGCCCGCGCACATCCTCTATTACCTGGGCGGCCTCGTGGCCATGGCCGCGCTCTCGCTGTTCGTGACGCTCGCCTGGGAACCCTGGGCCGGTATCCCGATGCTGGTGGTGGCGCTCGCCTACGCCGCGCTCGGCATCGCACTCACCCACTGGTTCCTGCAGCGCGGCCTCGCCATCCCCGCCGGGCTCACCATCACCTTCGCCGTCTCCACCGTGCCGCTGGCGGTGTATTCGCTCCAGCACATGCTGGGGTTCTGGGAGGGCGAGCGCACCCTGCAGGACTTCCACCTCTATATAGACTGGCGCTGGTTCTTCATGGAAGTGGCGACGCTCGCCGCCGCGGCGGTGGCCCTGTGGCGCTACCGCATGCCGTTCACGCTGTTCATAGTGGGCGTGATCTTCTGGTATCTCAGCATGGATCTGGTGCCTCTGCTGTTCAACGACCAGGACCCGG is a window encoding:
- a CDS encoding nuclear transport factor 2 family protein, whose amino-acid sequence is MSKALLTLALFAPIAALAAPLPACPQDPALIKQLDTEYQAAVEKSDAAAMARLLADDFTLVTGKGQVYGKKDLLDQAHDTALAYEHQSDTRQSVRFYDEGTAVITALLYIKAQYKGDALDFDLWFSDVYTCTAKGWFYSFGQAGAHVPHAS
- a CDS encoding DUF2157 domain-containing protein, encoding MRLQRRDLDKAALAGVISAAQAESLWSYLSGQAAEEPGFRPAHILYYLGGLVAMAALSLFVTLAWEPWAGIPMLVVALAYAALGIALTHWFLQRGLAIPAGLTITFAVSTVPLAVYSLQHMLGFWEGERTLQDFHLYIDWRWFFMEVATLAAAAVALWRYRMPFTLFIVGVIFWYLSMDLVPLLFNDQDPDWQLREKVTLCMGILTTFLAFWVDVRSGRKRDYAFWLYLFGVAMFWGGLSLQRSDSELNKFLYLLINLGLLVVGAVLMRRVFAVFAAFGIIGYLGHLAMLFRFGLLFPVLLAAIGLGIMFLGVKWQRNERRIHDALLRFLPGKLRDLVLQAHGG